One genomic segment of [Pasteurella] aerogenes includes these proteins:
- the ccrB gene encoding camphor resistance protein CrcB produces MATWQSVGLIAGGAAIGATLRWGLGLWLNPFFSVLSFGTLIANYLGCFIIGILLAIFWQFPTIPAEWRLFLVTGFLGSLTTFSSFSAEVVENFLQDKWLFGFGIVALHLLGCLLFTALGVALWRFCSSA; encoded by the coding sequence ATGGCTACTTGGCAATCGGTCGGATTAATTGCAGGCGGCGCCGCAATAGGTGCCACTTTGCGTTGGGGACTAGGATTGTGGCTGAATCCGTTTTTTTCTGTCCTGTCTTTTGGAACCCTAATCGCTAATTATTTAGGTTGCTTTATTATCGGGATCTTGTTGGCAATTTTTTGGCAATTTCCAACCATTCCTGCTGAATGGCGCCTATTTCTCGTCACCGGTTTTCTCGGCAGCCTCACTACTTTTTCTTCTTTTTCCGCCGAAGTGGTGGAAAATTTCTTACAAGATAAATGGTTATTCGGTTTTGGCATCGTGGCGCTACATCTTCTCGGTTGTTTATTATTTACTGCATTAGGGGTTGCCCTATGGCGTTTTTGTAGCTCGGCTTAG
- the zupT gene encoding Zinc transporter ZupT has translation MTAFFLQLHPAWQALLAGLFTWFCTVIGAAFVFFFKNISTKLLDSMMGFAAGVMIAASFWSLLSPALEYAELQYDNIYWIPVAIGFLLGGVFFRFIDFMVPHLHLNETKDNAEGLKIKRKLSKSMLLFLAITIHNIPEGLAIGVSFGAVATHVEASSLSIMAAISLAIGIGVQNIPEGSSLSLPIRAEGASRMKAFTYGALSAIVEPIAAVLGALFVFSTTAILPYALAFAAGAMIFVVVEELIPESQSNGNTDIATLSLMLGFVLMMILDVSLG, from the coding sequence ATGACTGCATTCTTTTTACAACTCCACCCCGCTTGGCAAGCCTTGCTCGCCGGGTTATTTACTTGGTTTTGCACTGTGATCGGGGCGGCTTTTGTTTTTTTCTTTAAAAACATTAGTACCAAGTTATTGGATTCAATGATGGGATTTGCTGCCGGTGTGATGATTGCCGCTTCCTTTTGGTCATTATTGTCACCCGCCTTGGAATATGCTGAATTGCAATATGACAACATTTATTGGATACCGGTGGCAATCGGTTTTCTATTGGGTGGGGTATTTTTCCGATTTATTGACTTTATGGTACCGCATTTACACTTAAACGAAACGAAAGATAACGCTGAAGGGCTAAAAATTAAGCGTAAGCTCTCCAAATCCATGTTGCTGTTTCTTGCTATTACGATTCACAACATTCCGGAGGGTCTGGCAATCGGCGTTTCTTTTGGGGCGGTCGCCACTCATGTAGAAGCCAGTTCGTTATCCATTATGGCAGCCATCAGTTTAGCAATCGGAATCGGCGTGCAAAATATTCCTGAGGGATCCTCGCTATCCTTGCCGATTCGAGCAGAAGGCGCCAGTCGTATGAAAGCGTTTACTTACGGTGCATTATCCGCTATCGTAGAACCGATTGCGGCAGTTTTAGGCGCACTTTTCGTGTTTTCCACCACAGCAATTTTGCCTTATGCCCTCGCCTTTGCCGCGGGAGCAATGATTTTCGTGGTGGTTGAGGAATTAATTCCAGAATCGCAAAGCAACGGAAATACTGATATTGCCACATTAAGCCTGATGCTAGGCTTTGTGTTAATGATGATACTTGATGTATCGCTAGGTTAA
- the pflB gene encoding protein PflB: MAQLTEAQQKAWEGFVPGDWQTEVNLRDFIQKNYTPYEGDESFLAGATEATTTLWNDVMEKIKVENKTHEPYDIDTDTPSTVTSHAPGYINKDLEKIVGLQTDAPLKRAIMPYGGIKMVKGSCQVYRRELKPEIEHIFTEYRKTHNQGVFDVYTPDILRCRKSGVITGLPDAYGRGRIIGDYRRLAVYGADFLMKDKFKQFTSLQAKLESGEDIQATIQLREEIAEQHRALGKIKEMAASYGCDVSGPATNAREAVQWTYFAYLAAVKSQNGAAMSFGRVSSFLDIYIERDLKAGKITEQEAQELMDHLVMKLRMVRFLRTPEYDQLFSGDPMWATETLAGMGLDGRTLVTKNSFRMLHTLYTMGPSPEPNLTILWSEQLPEAFKRYCAKVSIDTSSVQYENDDLMRPDFNNDDYAIACCVSPMVVGKQMQFFGARANLAKTLLYAINGGIDEKSGMQVGPKSAPITDEVLDFNTVMERMDHFMDWLATQYVTALNIIHFMHDKYAYEAALMAFHDRDVYRTMACGIAGLSVAADSLAAIKYAKVKPIRGDIKDKDGNVVASNVAIDFEIEGEYPQFGNNDSRVDDLAVDLVERFMKKIQTHKTYRNATPTQSVLTITSNVVYGKKTGNTPDGRRSGAPFGPGANPMHGRDQKGAVASLTSVAKLPFAYAKDGISYTFSIVPNALGKDYEAQKRNLAGLMDGYFHHEATVEGGQHLNVNVMNREMLLDAMENPEKYPQLTIRVSGYAVRFNSLTKEQQQDVITRTFTQSM; this comes from the coding sequence ATGGCTCAATTAACAGAAGCTCAACAAAAAGCGTGGGAAGGATTTGTTCCAGGAGACTGGCAAACCGAAGTTAACTTACGTGACTTTATCCAAAAAAACTACACTCCGTATGAAGGAGATGAATCATTCTTGGCCGGTGCGACAGAAGCAACGACAACATTGTGGAATGATGTAATGGAAAAAATTAAAGTGGAAAATAAAACCCACGAACCTTATGATATCGACACAGATACACCGTCAACTGTTACTTCACATGCACCGGGCTATATCAATAAAGATTTAGAAAAAATCGTAGGTCTTCAAACAGATGCTCCACTTAAACGTGCAATTATGCCATACGGTGGGATCAAAATGGTAAAAGGCTCTTGCCAAGTTTACCGTCGTGAATTAAAACCTGAAATCGAACATATTTTCACTGAATATCGTAAAACCCATAACCAAGGGGTATTTGATGTTTATACACCAGATATTTTACGTTGTCGTAAATCCGGCGTAATCACCGGTCTTCCAGATGCTTACGGTCGTGGACGTATTATCGGTGACTACCGTCGTTTAGCGGTATATGGTGCTGATTTCTTAATGAAAGATAAATTCAAACAATTTACTTCATTACAAGCGAAATTAGAAAGCGGTGAAGATATTCAAGCAACTATTCAATTGCGCGAAGAAATCGCAGAACAACATCGCGCCCTTGGCAAAATTAAAGAAATGGCAGCTTCTTACGGTTGCGACGTTTCCGGTCCGGCAACTAACGCACGTGAAGCGGTACAATGGACTTACTTTGCTTACCTTGCAGCAGTAAAATCACAAAATGGTGCTGCAATGTCATTCGGTCGTGTATCCAGTTTCTTAGATATTTATATCGAACGTGACTTAAAAGCCGGTAAAATTACTGAACAAGAAGCGCAAGAATTAATGGACCACTTGGTCATGAAATTGCGTATGGTGCGTTTCTTACGTACTCCAGAATACGATCAATTATTCTCTGGTGACCCAATGTGGGCAACTGAAACTTTAGCGGGTATGGGCTTAGACGGTCGTACTTTAGTGACCAAAAACAGCTTCCGTATGTTGCACACGCTTTACACCATGGGACCATCTCCAGAACCAAACTTAACCATCCTTTGGTCTGAACAATTACCAGAAGCATTCAAACGTTATTGTGCCAAAGTCTCTATTGATACTTCATCCGTACAATACGAAAACGACGATTTGATGCGCCCAGATTTCAACAACGACGACTACGCGATTGCTTGTTGCGTAAGCCCGATGGTTGTGGGTAAACAAATGCAATTCTTCGGTGCGCGTGCGAACTTAGCGAAAACCTTGTTATACGCAATCAATGGCGGTATCGATGAAAAATCTGGTATGCAAGTCGGTCCTAAATCAGCACCAATTACCGACGAAGTGCTTGACTTCAACACCGTAATGGAACGTATGGATCACTTTATGGACTGGTTGGCAACACAATACGTCACCGCATTAAATATCATTCACTTCATGCATGATAAATATGCTTATGAAGCGGCATTGATGGCATTCCATGATCGTGATGTATATCGTACAATGGCGTGTGGTATCGCAGGACTTTCCGTTGCTGCCGACTCATTAGCAGCAATCAAATATGCGAAAGTAAAACCAATTCGTGGCGATATCAAAGATAAAGACGGTAACGTTGTGGCATCTAATGTGGCGATCGACTTCGAAATCGAAGGCGAATATCCACAATTCGGTAACAACGACAGTCGAGTGGACGACTTAGCGGTTGACCTTGTTGAACGCTTTATGAAAAAAATCCAAACTCACAAAACTTACCGTAATGCAACGCCAACACAATCGGTGTTAACCATTACTTCTAACGTAGTGTACGGTAAAAAAACCGGTAATACTCCGGACGGTCGTCGTTCAGGTGCGCCATTCGGACCTGGTGCCAACCCAATGCACGGACGTGACCAAAAAGGTGCGGTAGCGTCATTAACTTCTGTCGCTAAACTTCCGTTTGCTTACGCAAAAGACGGTATTTCTTATACCTTCTCTATCGTACCAAACGCATTAGGTAAAGACTACGAAGCGCAAAAACGCAACCTTGCCGGCTTAATGGATGGTTACTTCCACCATGAAGCAACAGTTGAAGGCGGTCAACATTTGAACGTGAACGTAATGAACCGTGAAATGTTGTTAGATGCGATGGAAAATCCGGAAAAATATCCGCAATTAACCATTCGTGTTTCTGGTTATGCAGTACGTTTTAACTCCTTAACCAAAGAACAACAACAAGACGTTATCACCCGTACCTTTACACAATCTATGTAA
- the ilvG_2 gene encoding acetolactate synthase isozyme 2 large subunit, whose protein sequence is MNGANLVVECLKAHGVTTLFGYPGGAIMPVYDAIYDSGLDHLLCRNEQGAAMAAIGYARATGKTGVCIATSGPGATNLVTGLGDALMDSIPIVAITGQVSSAFIGTDAFQEADVLGLSLACTKHSFIVQNIEELPTIIAQAFQIAQSGRPGPVLVDIPKDVQFSPTTSQPVVYDKLPITAQNSTALQQASALLAQAKRPILYVGGGVGMAGGVKAVRTFLERCNIPSVSTLKGLGVIPPQHPLYMGMIGMHGTKAANYAVQECDLLIACGARFDDRVTGKLDTFAPHAKVIHIDIDIAEINKLRKANVALQGNLIEAIDALAQPLEIEAWRADIRRLKADFDFTYQANQGDGEIDPWALLHTLSQRKVPNMIITTDVGQHQMWAAQHMQHEAPENFITSAGFGTMGFGLPAAIGAAKARPQDPTMVITGDGSFMMNVQELGSIKRGHLPVKILLLDNQRLGMVRQWQSLFFHGRHSQTILDDNPDFVMLANAFDIPAERIENAGEVSAALDRLLNSEGAYLLHVCIPDEENVWPLVPPNACNNDMLDEDIGV, encoded by the coding sequence ATGAACGGTGCAAATTTAGTCGTTGAATGCTTAAAAGCCCACGGTGTAACCACATTATTCGGCTACCCCGGCGGTGCGATTATGCCAGTGTACGACGCCATCTACGATTCTGGATTGGATCATTTACTTTGTCGTAACGAACAGGGCGCGGCAATGGCTGCCATTGGGTATGCGCGTGCGACCGGAAAAACAGGCGTATGTATTGCCACTTCTGGACCGGGTGCCACCAATTTGGTGACCGGCTTAGGTGATGCCTTAATGGATTCCATTCCTATCGTTGCCATCACCGGACAAGTCTCCTCCGCCTTTATCGGCACCGATGCCTTCCAAGAGGCTGACGTATTAGGCTTATCCTTGGCTTGTACCAAACACAGTTTCATCGTACAAAATATCGAAGAATTACCCACCATCATCGCACAAGCCTTTCAAATTGCGCAAAGCGGACGCCCTGGTCCGGTATTAGTTGATATTCCGAAAGACGTTCAATTCTCACCGACAACAAGCCAACCTGTAGTATATGATAAACTGCCAATAACAGCGCAAAATTCGACCGCACTTCAACAAGCCTCAGCATTATTGGCGCAAGCTAAACGCCCAATACTTTATGTAGGCGGCGGAGTTGGTATGGCAGGGGGCGTTAAAGCGGTCAGAACTTTTCTTGAACGCTGCAATATTCCTTCTGTTTCCACTCTCAAAGGCTTAGGCGTTATTCCGCCACAACACCCATTGTATATGGGCATGATCGGGATGCACGGAACCAAAGCAGCAAATTATGCGGTTCAAGAATGCGATTTGTTAATTGCGTGCGGCGCCCGATTTGACGACCGCGTAACCGGCAAATTAGACACCTTTGCACCTCATGCTAAAGTGATCCACATTGATATTGATATTGCCGAAATCAACAAATTGCGCAAAGCCAACGTTGCCTTGCAAGGTAATTTAATTGAAGCCATTGATGCCCTTGCACAACCCTTGGAAATTGAGGCATGGCGCGCGGACATTCGTCGTTTAAAAGCAGATTTTGATTTTACCTACCAAGCCAATCAAGGTGATGGCGAAATCGATCCTTGGGCGTTATTACATACCCTTTCACAACGTAAAGTGCCAAATATGATCATCACCACAGACGTTGGTCAACACCAAATGTGGGCAGCGCAACATATGCAACACGAAGCGCCAGAAAACTTTATCACCTCCGCCGGATTCGGCACCATGGGCTTTGGTTTACCGGCAGCAATCGGAGCAGCAAAAGCGCGACCACAAGATCCCACCATGGTGATCACTGGCGATGGTTCCTTTATGATGAATGTACAAGAGTTGGGATCCATCAAGCGCGGTCATTTACCGGTGAAAATTTTATTATTAGATAACCAACGCTTGGGCATGGTGCGCCAATGGCAATCGTTATTTTTCCATGGTCGCCACAGCCAAACGATTTTAGATGATAATCCGGATTTTGTGATGCTCGCCAATGCCTTTGATATTCCGGCAGAACGCATTGAAAATGCCGGCGAAGTCTCAGCAGCATTGGATCGTTTGCTTAATAGCGAAGGTGCTTATTTGCTTCATGTTTGTATTCCGGATGAAGAAAACGTATGGCCTTTGGTTCCACCAAATGCCTGTAATAATGATATGTTAGATGAAGACATTGGTGTATAA
- a CDS encoding Glutathione S-transferase, C-terminal domain: MGLLVDGVWHDTWYETEKNQGRFVREQATFRNWITPQGEPGPNGEAAVPAEQKRYHLYVSLACPWANRALIVRKLKGLEDLISVSVVHWLMRENGWTFQAGQGVIADPVMNAQYLHQLYTRARPGMTGRVTVPVLWDLKENQIVNNESSEIIRIFNHAFDDLGAKPGNYYPEALRAEIDAVNERIYPNVNNGVYRCGFASTQEAYEEAFYPLFETLDWLEDRLSKQEWLVGNQLTEADIRLFTTLIRFDAVYFSHFKCNKKHIRDYPALHNYVHKLMQKPEFAETIDIFHIKHHYYESHTFINPTGVVPAGPDILY, from the coding sequence ATGGGTTTATTAGTTGATGGTGTATGGCATGACACCTGGTATGAAACAGAAAAAAATCAAGGGCGTTTTGTCCGTGAACAAGCGACATTCAGAAATTGGATTACACCACAAGGTGAGCCGGGTCCCAATGGCGAGGCAGCCGTACCCGCAGAACAAAAACGTTATCATTTGTATGTCAGCCTTGCTTGCCCTTGGGCGAACCGTGCCTTGATTGTACGTAAATTAAAAGGGTTGGAAGATCTTATTTCGGTTTCCGTAGTGCATTGGCTGATGCGAGAAAATGGTTGGACGTTTCAGGCAGGACAAGGAGTGATTGCCGATCCGGTAATGAATGCGCAATATTTACATCAATTATACACCCGCGCTCGCCCAGGCATGACCGGTCGAGTAACAGTTCCGGTATTGTGGGATTTAAAAGAAAATCAGATTGTCAATAACGAATCTAGCGAAATTATTCGCATATTTAACCATGCCTTTGATGATCTCGGCGCCAAACCGGGAAATTATTATCCCGAAGCATTACGCGCGGAAATTGATGCCGTAAATGAACGTATTTATCCTAATGTGAACAATGGGGTTTACCGCTGCGGTTTTGCATCCACCCAAGAAGCCTACGAAGAAGCCTTTTATCCATTATTTGAAACCTTAGATTGGCTCGAAGATCGCTTAAGTAAACAAGAATGGTTGGTGGGAAATCAATTAACCGAAGCAGATATTCGCTTATTCACCACACTTATTCGTTTTGACGCGGTGTATTTCAGTCATTTCAAATGTAATAAAAAACATATTCGCGATTATCCGGCGTTGCATAATTATGTGCATAAATTAATGCAAAAACCGGAATTTGCCGAGACAATCGATATATTCCATATCAAACATCATTATTACGAAAGCCATACCTTTATTAATCCAACAGGCGTGGTGCCGGCTGGACCAGATATCTTATATTAA
- the cof gene encoding Cof family protein, translating to MMLSTFPFRAVVSDLDGTLLNAQHRIGHFTIRTLEKLAQKHVDIILATGRNYTDVSSILGKVDVEHAVMITSNGARVHDLQGNLLLTNSLPEALAFALMNIDFDPARVCVNSYQDDGWFINRDVPQLRQYHQDSGFMYEVVDFATHHGRATEKVFYIAKQAQDLLPIEQYIRQHFADQVSMTYSTPVCLEVMNKNVSKATALLQVLAGRDYQEADCIAFGDGMNDVDMLLEVGKGCIMGNADPRLKQACAQLEQIGLNQHEAVASYLRAIFGVY from the coding sequence ATGATGTTATCCACTTTTCCGTTTCGTGCAGTTGTTTCCGATTTAGACGGAACCTTACTTAATGCTCAACATAGGATCGGTCATTTCACCATCCGCACCTTGGAAAAATTGGCGCAAAAACACGTCGATATTATCCTCGCTACCGGTCGAAATTATACTGATGTTTCTTCTATTTTAGGCAAAGTGGATGTGGAACACGCGGTGATGATCACTTCAAATGGCGCCCGCGTACATGATTTACAAGGCAATTTATTGTTAACCAATAGTTTACCGGAAGCGTTGGCGTTTGCCTTAATGAATATTGATTTTGATCCGGCGCGGGTTTGCGTCAATAGTTACCAAGACGACGGTTGGTTTATTAATCGCGATGTGCCGCAATTACGTCAATATCATCAAGATTCCGGTTTTATGTATGAGGTTGTCGATTTTGCAACGCATCACGGGCGTGCTACGGAAAAAGTGTTTTATATCGCCAAACAAGCGCAAGACTTGCTGCCAATTGAACAATATATCCGTCAACATTTTGCCGACCAGGTCAGCATGACCTATTCCACGCCAGTGTGTTTGGAAGTGATGAATAAAAATGTGTCAAAAGCGACCGCACTTTTGCAAGTCTTAGCTGGACGGGATTATCAGGAAGCTGATTGTATCGCTTTTGGCGATGGTATGAATGATGTGGATATGTTGCTGGAAGTGGGAAAAGGTTGCATTATGGGCAACGCCGATCCGCGTTTAAAACAAGCCTGCGCACAATTGGAGCAAATCGGACTTAACCAACATGAGGCAGTCGCCAGTTATTTACGCGCGATTTTTGGAGTTTATTAA
- the pldB gene encoding lysophospholipase L2 yields MIREPHFCQFALKELLPFAEQFPIQYLNGKKGCKIAYRHFIQPTPTIRKLVILVNGRAENILKWTEVAYDFYQQGFDVLTFDHRGQGYSQRLLTDKEKGYIDEFRFYAEDMHELIQKVTALYTYQTQYLLAHSLGGLISAYYLANYDHQIKSAVFSSPFFGLPTEHPLRDELIINVMMLFGQGSRYVFGKTPYKPANIHQNELSDCKTRMKWMNRINRHYPQLHLGGPTFRWVHLCLKAIHDLPKILPRIEIPLLILEAGKEKIVKNETLKKLTALLPQGEMQLIENAKHEILFERDAIRQQALTQILRFIPNDNAQTKDKKP; encoded by the coding sequence ATGATCCGTGAACCCCATTTTTGTCAATTCGCACTAAAAGAATTATTGCCTTTTGCCGAGCAATTTCCAATTCAGTATCTCAACGGAAAAAAAGGGTGCAAAATTGCTTACCGACATTTTATCCAGCCCACGCCGACTATCCGAAAATTAGTGATCTTAGTCAACGGACGGGCCGAAAATATTCTCAAATGGACAGAAGTCGCCTATGATTTTTATCAACAAGGTTTTGACGTATTGACTTTTGATCATCGTGGGCAAGGGTATTCGCAGCGCTTACTCACTGATAAAGAAAAAGGCTACATTGACGAATTTCGTTTCTATGCCGAGGATATGCACGAACTTATACAAAAAGTGACCGCACTTTATACTTACCAAACCCAATATCTACTTGCACATTCTTTAGGCGGTTTAATTTCCGCTTATTATCTGGCAAATTACGATCACCAGATCAAAAGTGCGGTCTTTTCTTCGCCTTTTTTTGGGTTACCCACCGAACATCCCCTACGAGACGAATTGATTATTAATGTGATGATGTTATTCGGACAAGGTTCGCGTTATGTCTTTGGCAAAACGCCTTACAAGCCAGCCAATATCCATCAAAATGAATTAAGCGACTGCAAAACTCGCATGAAATGGATGAATCGCATTAATCGCCACTATCCGCAATTACACCTTGGCGGTCCAACGTTTCGCTGGGTTCATCTTTGCTTAAAAGCCATCCACGATCTGCCGAAAATTCTGCCAAGAATTGAAATTCCATTATTGATTTTAGAAGCGGGAAAAGAAAAGATTGTCAAAAATGAAACGCTGAAAAAATTGACCGCTCTTTTGCCGCAAGGCGAAATGCAACTGATCGAAAACGCCAAACACGAAATTCTGTTTGAACGCGACGCCATCCGTCAACAGGCGCTTACACAGATTTTGCGGTTTATTCCGAATGATAATGCACAGACAAAAGATAAAAAACCATAG
- the ilvM gene encoding IlvM — translation MQQYQFVIRANKRPETLERLLRVIRHRGFEVLSLQAENDGAEIRLNLRVQSEREIALLHHQLIKLPDVITLD, via the coding sequence ATGCAACAATATCAATTTGTTATAAGAGCCAATAAACGTCCTGAAACCCTTGAGCGTTTACTGCGCGTCATTCGTCATCGCGGATTTGAAGTACTTTCCTTGCAAGCAGAAAATGACGGTGCGGAAATTCGTTTAAATTTACGGGTGCAAAGCGAAAGAGAGATAGCGTTATTGCATCATCAATTGATAAAATTACCAGATGTAATTACGCTTGACTAA